A section of the Oscarella lobularis chromosome 15, ooOscLobu1.1, whole genome shotgun sequence genome encodes:
- the LOC136195973 gene encoding uncharacterized protein codes for MEGRINAHDIVSMLKKLEERVEGLVDLQREFLDHRWELIVGWHFDDLVRLWDLDLDRLRACHLLGEEENNLLRALPVNEQCQKLLNDILPRKLPRALNTFLEMEGRIFADDVVKMLEELGEKQRGKPVDPQWLIPEQFLSQLLASWKLSKPTFDSLHESGLISTKEYDRFVSLLSYVEELETKAVFSEDYLLAESQEYGRRKLLTEFLLNMSGDSFHQVLMRQTVRGILPVKVQAILDSVATETAFYVPSASKATTPAPAAKASLSQFEESASSFVLEFRGMKLKFTKTQTVEKNIDAAGGNLNWKSFSLTVPPDAVLGNAIRIGFTLYEYQREESEGIGENHITDLVALHPCGQPFAKEVDVSFNMEHPLLPEELNAFLLYEERDKNFFVSSAVGECKSRVYGEMKAVLRQTSLDIMTKHFCKLFCIFGCVGHCYRALAYGRWAKGALQSPATIDLFFTSSQQSHIDYVERNNSGMPLLENANVTVYFSKAGVNTLDVEEISDGWKISPKNVSIENQDLKQAERHKEMFWKRSFRLEKAKGATDKFLLTIHFTNEVKRTKYRYTLSLSEYPTHHIVRSPVSSVAEEPDQNRVTRGQLRALSKLIVGRWKHVALHLISDPEIAEISEKGDVQWQSYQMLSKWKESQGKAASIEVLRKALEEENLKESAETVFGK; via the exons ATGGAAGGACGAATAAATGCACATGATATTGTAAGTATGCTTAAGAAGCTTGAGGAGCGCGTAGAAGGGCTGGTTGATCTTCAGCGAGAGTTCCTTGATCATCGATGGGAGTTGATCGTTGGTTGGCACTTTGATGATTTAGTTCGACTTTGGGATCTCGATTTGGATCGTCTTCGCGCCTGTCATCTTCTcggtgaagaagagaacaatCTGCTGCGCGCTCTTCCAGTCAATGAACAATGCCAGAAGCTGCTTAATGACATTCTTCCGCGGAAGTTGCCAAGAGCGCTAAACACATTTTTAGAAATGGAAGGACGAATCTTCGCTGATGATGTTGTCAAGATGCTTGAAGAGCTAGGAGAAAAACAGAG AGGTAAACCAGTGGATCCTCAATGGCTTATCCCTGAGCAGTTCCTTTCACAACTGTTGGCCTCGTGGAAGTTGTCTAAGCCAACATTTGATTCACTTCATGAAAGCGGACTAATTAGTACTAAAGAGTATGATAGGTTTGTCTCTCTTCTGAGCTATGTTGAAGAATTAGAGACAAAGGCGGTGTTCTCCGAAGATTATCTTCTAGCCGAAAGTCAAGAATACGGACGTCGAAAGTTGCTTACTGAATTTCTACTTAACATGAGTGGTGATTCCTTTCACCAGGTTCTCATGAGACAGACCGTCAGAGGAATATTACCGGTAAAGGTCCAAGCTATATTGGACTCTGTTGCGACTGAAACAGCCTTTTATGTTCCTTCGGCAAGCAAGGCAACAACTCCAGCACCTGCTGCGAAG GCTTCCTTGAGTCAATTTGAAGAATCTGCTTCTAGCTTCGTTCTTGAATTTAGAGGAATGAAACTAAAGTTCACGAAAACGCAAACGGTAGAAAAGAATATCGATGCAGCCGGAGGAAATCTCAACTGGAAGTCATTTTCCTTGACTGTTCCTCCAGATGCAGTCTTGGGCAATGCAATACGAATTGGATTCACCTTGTACGAGTATCAGCGAGAGGAATCGGAAGGTATCGGCGAAAATCACATAACTGACCTCGTAGCCCTACATCCGTGCGGCCAGCCCTTTGcaaaagaagtcgacgtcagTTTCAATATGGAGCATCCGTTGCTTCCTGAAGAGCTAAACGCTTTCCTTTTGTATGAAGAGCGAGataagaatttttttgtctccTCTGCTGTGGGGGAGTGCAAATCCCGAGTTTACGGCGAAATGAAAGCCGTGCTTCGTCAAACCTCTCTTGATATTATGACAAAACATTTTTGTAAgttattttgcattttcgGTTGTGTGGGGCACTGCTATCGCGCCTTGGCCTATGGCAGGTGGGCCAAAGGGGCGCTGCAATCACCGGCGACAATCGATCTTTTCTTCACATCCTCCCAGCAGAGCCACATTGACTATGTCGAAAGGAACAACAGTGGCATGCCCTTGCTTGAAAATGCAAATGTGACTGTCTATTTTTCAAAGGCAGGCGTAAATACACTTGACGTTGAGGAGATCAGCGACGGCTGGAAAATTTCTCCTAAGAATGTCTCTATTGAGAACCAAGATCTCAAGCAGGCAGAGAGGCATAAGGAAATGTTTTGGAAGCGTTCTTTTAGATTAGAGAAAGCTAAGGGGGCTACAGATAAGTTCTTGCTAACAATCCATTTTACAAACGAGGTAAAAAGAACGAAGTACCGGTATACCCTCTCATTGAGTGAATACCCTACACATCAT ATCGTTCGTTCGCCGGTGTCTTCAGTTGCCGAGG AGCCTGACCAAAACCGAGTTACACGCGGCCAACTCCGCGCTCTGTCAAAGCTAATTGTTGGTAGATGGAAACACGTCGCTTTGCACCTCATCTCAGACCCCGAAATTGCGGAGATTTCGGAGAAAGGAGACGTGCAATGGCAATCATATCAGATGCTTAGCAAATGGAAGGAAAGTCAAGGCAAAGCTGCATCAATCGAAGTTCTTCGCAAGGCtctcgaagaagagaatctAAAGGAGTCGGCAGAAACGGTATTTGGTAAGTAG
- the LOC136195986 gene encoding metabotropic glutamate receptor-like: MPLKLVFLVALCASLADQRHYSVPSSTIKQEGNVIFGGLFAINQCTTKNQSIVVSNYERAEAMQFAVDLINNDSSILPDIRIGYEIRDTCGNPDHGVREALKFVRRQVTDSPVIGVVGAGYSGVSMRVNDLLSLFDVPLVSYASTSPALSDDKRFPTFFRTIPPDVYQTRAIVAILKEFKWSFVHGIYSTDSYGKTGFEALRSESRREGVDFGIEKGFEVHASYETVEEALSVLDTKAGNKSEWERALFNSTVIVIFAQQFLAKTVFRVIQGTPGLRQRNFTFVGCDGWGAKEGAFIYTSSNGTLSDTFETAQGFVAVNPSSSELSRFKQHMANLSPTSASHPWLQIYWKKKLSCRGNELSCYRKTLAGQTFDSKVSYTVNAVYALSYSLHSMLLSQCDNRKTKLDCFREDFNAFKNESYRKLFSKLVADTSFVTLDLKPFRFNEHGDPAEADYDIINLKLNVDKEPLFDTVGTWQKGKLNISKPILWHDNTTNVPTSMCSLPCQRGVQREYLKASDGRTVMSCWKCNEKCPENTIIDKSQKNCIKCLPNQTSNIGGTDCRDLETTFLINTALGILILTVAAVGCILSTATVIIFLIYCRTPVVSALENEVTLTLLIGIIFLHVPTFVSISKPSPNLCGALRFMNGVFLSITMGAILVRIRCYMSAKKFSKSCVCRETAIVFMAVIVLIACFISGFSLLIAKPGTDLKLEDHKEAILTCSHYNILGSIASYVYILAIIVACIVLARKHQNNDDVKYMLWVSYAELVVMLSFTLVGFLRMQQYYEAELISLASSVTSLVAWAFLFAPKLFVVLFKPGKNTWKDVLPDEENCSVSKKVKLDIPN; the protein is encoded by the coding sequence ATGCCTCTGAAACTCGTCTTCTTGGTCGCGCTCTGTGCCAGCTTAGCAGACCAGAGACACTATTCCGTGCCATCGTCTACTATCAAACAAGAGGGAAACGTTATCTTTGGAGGCCTTTTCGCTATTAACCAATGCACGACTAAAAACCAAtcgatcgtcgtttcgaattaCGAGCGCGCCGAAGCGATGcaattcgccgtcgatctCATCAAtaacgattcgtcgattcTACCCGACATTCGAATCGGGTACGAAATACGAGATACGTGCGGCAATCCCGATCACGGAGTCCGCGAGGCTCTCAAATTCGTTAGAAGACAAGTAACCGATTCTCCCGTCATCGGCGTCGTTGGTGCCGGCTATTCGGGCGTGTCGATGCGAGTCAACGACTTGCTGAGTCTTTTCGACGTGCCTTTGGTGAGctacgcgtcgacgagtccCGCTTTGAGCGACGATAAGCGATTTCCTACTTTCTTTCGAACGATTCCGCCGGACGTGTATCAAACTCGTGCAATAGTTGCGATTTTGAAAGAGTTCAAATGGTCGTTTGTGCACGGAATCTATTCGACTGATTCGTATGGCAAGACGGGATTCGAAGCTCTGAGGAGCGAGAGTCGTAGAGAAGGCGTCGATTTTGGAATCGAAAAGGGATTCGAAGTTCATGCCTCGTACGAAACGGTCGAGGAAGCCTTGAGCGTTTTAGATACAAAAGCCGGAAATAAATCTGAGTGGGAACGGGCTTTGTTCAATAGTACCGTCATTGTTATATTTGCGCAACAGTTTTTAGCAAAAACCGTTTTTCGCGTAATTCAGGGTACGCCGGGGCTgagacaaagaaatttcACTTTTGTCGGCTGCGATGGTTGGGGTGCCAAAGAAGGAGCCTTTATTTACACGTCTTCCAACGGTACGCTATCTGACACCTTCGAAACAGCTCAAGGCTTTGTTGCCGTGAATCCATCTAGCAGTGAACTATCTCGTTTCAAACAACACATGGCAAATCTTAGCCCAACCAGTGCCAGTCACCCTTGGCTTCAGATTTattggaagaagaagctgaGCTGCCGCGGAAATGAGTTATCCTGCTACAGAAAGACCTTAGCTGGGCAAACGTTTGATTCGAAAGTTTCTTACACTGTCAATGCAGTGTATGCACTGTCGTACTCTCTTCACAGTATGCTTCTTTCGCAGTGTGACAACAGAAAGACGAAGCTTGATTGCTTTCGCGAAGACTTTAACGCTTTCAAGAATGAATCATACCGAAAGCTGTTTTCCAAGCTCGTAGCTGATACCTCATTTGTAACTCTGGACTTGAAGCCGTTTCGTTTCAACGAACACGGAGATCCTGCTGAAGCAGATTACGACATTATTAATCTAAAGCTAAACGTTGATAAAGAACCGCTCTTTGACACAGTAGGAACGTGGCAAAAAGGCAAACTCAACATTTCTAAGCCCATACTCTGGCACGACAACACAACCAATGTTCCCACTTCAATGTGCAGCTTGCCTTGCCAACGCGGAGTTCAAAGAGAATATCTAAAGGCGAGCGATGGGAGGACGGTGATGTCATGTTGGAAGTGTAATGAGAAATGTCCTGAAAATACAATAATTGacaaaagccaaaaaaattgcattAAATGCCTGCCTAATCAGACGTCAAACATTGGCGGCACAGATTGTCGCGACTTGGAGACGACTTTCCTCATCAATACTGCTTTAGGCATACTAATTCTTACTGTGGCAGCCGTTGGTTGCATTCTATCAACTGCTACAGTGATCATATTTCTTATATATTGCCGCACGCCTGTTGTCTCGGCACTTGAAAACGAAGTTACACTTACTCTCCTCATTGGCATTATATTTTTACACGTGCCTACTTTCGTTTCTATTTCGAAGCCAAGTCCAAACTTGTGCGGAGCGCTGCGGTTTATGAACGGAGTTTTTCTGTCGATAACTATGGGAGCAATTCTCGTCAGAATACGCTGCTACATGTCTGCAAAGAAATTCTCCAAGTCGTGTGTCTGTCGTGAAACGGCGATTGTTTTTATGGCCGTTATTGTATTGATTGCCTGCTTCATAAGcggcttttctcttcttattGCAAAGCCAGGCACGGATTTGAAACTAGAAGATCACAAAGAGGCCATTCTCACATGCAGCCATTATAACATTTTGGGTTCTATTGCGTCATATGTTTACATTTTGGCTATCATTGTTGCTTGCATCGTACTTGCAAGAAAACACCAAAATAACGACGATGTTAAGTACATGCTGTGGGTTTCTTACGCAGAACTCGTGGTCATGCTTTCGTTTACACTTGTTGGATTTTTGCGGATGCAGCAATATTACGAAGCGGAATTGATCAGTCTGGCATCGTCTGTGACGTCTCTTGTTGCCTGGGCGTTTTTGTTTGCGCCAAAGCTGTTTGTCGTCTTGTTTAAGCCTGGAAAAAATACTTGGAAGGACGTACTGCCTGACGAGGAGAACTGCTCGGTTTCCAAGAAGGTAAAGCTCGACATCCCTAATTGA